In Lycium ferocissimum isolate CSIRO_LF1 chromosome 7, AGI_CSIRO_Lferr_CH_V1, whole genome shotgun sequence, the sequence CTAATGAACTTTCCGACCCTTCTTGCCAGATGATTCCTTCAGCTTAAATTAAGTGTTTAAATATGGAGTCTCCCATCAGATTCCTGGACTGAAATTTGCACTCAACCAAGCACCTAGCAAGTACTACACCAGTTCCCTGGTTGGTGGTAATAGAAAACATAATGAAAAGGCAATCTCACCTACCTACAAGGTGAATTCatttagaaaaacattttttaaagcTGCAGCATCTTGTAATCATGAAGATGTAAGACCAATGCCAAGTTTAAACCAGTAATTGCACGTTAAAAACCCAAGTTGAGGTTAATGCTTGCATGTTGTTGATCCAATTTGATGAGGCATATTGTTGGCATTTACCAAAATGTCCAACTAGAGTTCTTTGGAAATCTTTAACAAAGTATCTCGTGTTCAATAGATTTCATGACTCATCTCAAATCCATAGTAACCTAAAGTAAATAAACATAAGCTATTTAGTGCAGTGTATAAGAATGTGCAATCTCAAATTATGCGATTTTCAGGCCATGATACTCGATATAAGAGCTCTAAAAGATTGTTCAACTAATTATTCCacttaattcttttcttttctgagCATGGTAAACCCCATCCCCAAAGCTCCCCCACCTAGGAGTCTCACTGTGGTTTTTCCCATTTTTCTCCCATTGGTGACTCGAACCCTGACCTCGAAACTGGAGGTGGAAGGATCTTATTACTAGGCTATTCCTTCCTGGTCTATTTTCCACTTGAACATGAGTACAACTCTAAACTGGTCCTTAGAAACAAACTGAAAGAGAAATATTTGTCCATTCAATCATAGAGCAGAACATTGTTTGTTTCACTTTCTTCTTGACCTTATACTtagttgcatatatatatatatatatatatatatatgaaaccACACAAATTTATTTGAAATGCATTGCAACACCATCAGTTCGTCTGCTATTTCCTGGAAAGACAGACACTAAAGCTTCATGCATACCATATCTGATTTCCATTGATCAGATTAGTTTCAATAGATTAGCCCGGATACTTCTCCGCCAGATTTAGATTTctttattttcaactttttgTAACTCAGCTGAAATATTAAACTTCTAAATATCTTTGTGAAGAGGGGTTTACAAGGCTTGTATCGCATCCCCAATTTCTGCATGCATAACAGCAGCACAAGAAGCTCAACAATAATATTTTGAGGACTGCTAAACAAGTATCGCTAATTTTATTCTATATCTTGCTCTTTACATTCTATATTCCAATATGCAATAATGGAGAACCCGAGATAGATTAATCGCAACTTAACATGATTCACATCTGTCATTACAGATTGGCAACATGATCCTCAAGTTCTACCTAGGCCAAAATAATAGAACAATTAGGAACAAAAAATGAGCTTACTTCATGAGAATATCATAGTACTCAGGATCCAATGCAGAGAACAAGCTATCCACATCCTTGATAGCCATTATAGCCCTATGCACTACAATCCAATTAGCAGACTGCAAATTcccaaaacacaaaaaaaaaaaaaaaaaaaaaaaaaaaaaaaaacttattatcAACTCACAAGTTACATCATAGACAAATATCCTaacaaaatgaatattttttttacaaaaagattGAACCTTGCATCTTTCATCCTTGGTCTTGGGAGGTGATCCTTCTAGAGCTGTTTTAAGAGCTTCAACTGGTTTATACCTAACAAATAACCAAGATCACATGTGGGTATTCATTATTAAACAGATATAAATGTGGGTTTTCATTTTTATACAggtatgaaaaagaaaaattggaacTTTAAGGATAGAAATTTGTGTGTACTGTTTGAGTAAGCTTTCGATCTTGCGAGACTTGTGTTCGATTCTGGTGATTATGCCTTCGTAATTATCTGCTTCTACTATCTCAGCCATTTATAAGGAAGGTCTCTACCTTGAACCCAATTTGCACAAACAGCTTTTGGGATCTTTAATGAGAGTGTTTGATGCTTCAAATTCTGGTCTTGATTACCAATTGGAGTGAGAAATGGAGAAATGAGTTCTAACTCTATGACATTTTGCATTTTTAGCATCCTGTAAAATGGGTAAATTGCAGTTTCGTTCCTCTTAATCTTAAAACTATACATATAACCCTCCTCCCTTTACTATctgtatttaaaataaaatagttatacttgtttataaaatttcaactttttcaatGAAATTCATGTCCAAGTATAATTTCAACTttaaacattttctttttctcaatttcAATTAGATATTGTCCAAACACTCAACATCTTATGTCAAATGTTCATGTTATTGTAATAATTATTAGATTCTCAATAAAATAAttcctttttatataaataaaatacagtatataatatatatttttcctgAAGAAAGATAATGCGAAAATTTTcgttattttcaaaaaaaattgcacaTACACGTAGGTATGAAACACATTACCCACTCAtttgtaattaaaataattgattAAATGACCATGTACAAAATATAACAGATCGCTTCTGTATTATGTTAGAATCGTCTATGTATAGAGAGGCTCATATACCTCTAATCAATTTGGTAAAGAACTCTTTTAACTAATTTCCTCAATATTTGTTGGGGCCGTGGGGGGAGGGGAGGATAACTGAGTTCAAATATCACTACTTCCTTCTCTTCCATTTCCACTTATGTAATACTCTTGTCACAAATATTGATGTTTTGAAAAATCGAATTTGCTAAAGCATATTTAATgttcaacaagaacaagagTTATTATTTGTTAGAATTGCATGAGGGggtaaatgtaaaaattaacaTTAGAGAAGgggaagaggaaaaaaattgcGTACTAGAAAACACTTGATTATTTGTTAGAAATGCATGAGGACTAAATGTGCAAACTAACATTATCCATCGCAATCACCGCTAGAAAATGGACCTTTGCTTGATAATGGAGTGAAAGAAAACCGTAAAATAATGACACCCTTTTGAAAACTCATACTATGTGTCTGTGTTCCTTGTCTCTCTCTTTCACACAGTCACACAAAAAATATAGACAGACATACAAATACTCTCTCTTCCACACACACTATCATTCCCTTTTGTCTTTCCCTTTGTTGTTaagtcttcctttcttccctttcACCTAATCTCCAaaaatcttctcttttttctttcaacaaTGGCAGCATCTTCACCTTCAAACTATTCTCAACACCATTTTTCAGTTCCTCAAAGACCCTCAAAAACAGTTAAGCAGCAGCATTCAAGTAAGTCTTGTTCTaacattttcttgaaatctGTAGTGGTCatgattgttcttgttgttattcCACTTTTTCCTTCCCAAGCTCCTGACTTTATAACTCAGAGGATAGTAACTCAGTTTTGGGAGctttttcatcttttgtttaTTGGCATTGTTGTCTGTTATGGTTTGTTTTGTAAAAGAAGTAGTAACAAGACTTATGCTGAAACACAACATTCAAGATTTGATAGTTCAGAGGTATATGCTTCTGGGATGTCTAATGTAGCTTCAATTTTTGATGTTGGGGTTGAAAATTATTGTGGGTCTGATGAGAAAAGAGTGATCCCAAATTGGGATTCTCAGTTCTTGCATAATGGAAGTAGGGAACAGGAAAGGTTTGAGCTTGTTGAGGGTGAAAAAATTAGATCTTTTTCAGATGAAAATGGGGCTGAAATTTTTTGTGGGTCTGGTGACAAAAGAGTGATGCAAAATTGGGATTCTCAATTTTTGCATTATGGGTATAGGGGCCAAGAAAGGTCTAATCTTGATGAAAGTGAGAAAAGTAGATCCTTTTCAGGTATAGATGGGGTCGAAAACACGGAGGGGTTTAATGAGAGGGAAGTAGCTCAAGTTTGGAATTCTCAGTACTTTTATGGTGAATCTATGGTGGTTGTTGCCAATGGAAACTATGGGGTTGAAAAGGTATCCCCCATTGACCATAGACCTTTAGGCTTGCCGGTTAGGAGCCTGAGAGACAGAGCTTTTAATGCTGAAAAACCTGAATCTATTCATGAAGATTCTGTTCATTCAGGGGGTTCTTCTGGTAGTATTGGTTATGAAGTTAGAGGGGATAAGATAAGAGGTATGGATCCAATCAATTTGAGGAGGAAGTTTGAGGAAGCTTCTGGACCTCGCCAAGTTTCATGGCGCTCGAGGTCTCAAAGGAGGGAGCTAGAAGGAGTGAATACAGGTAGACTGCCTTCACATTCTAGACCTCACTCGGTTGGTCAATTGGAGTTTGGGCATCTTAAGTCTAGGTCATTCAGTAAACCGGTATCCTCTCGGACTAGTCCtacttcttcttcaccaagTATTACCTCGCCTTCATCCTCTTTCTCTTCGGAAAATGGAGGTGTTGAAATGCCACTTTCTGACCCACATTATGCTTTTGAGAGTGTACCCGTTCCAATTTCACAACAGACAGGAACATCCATTGGAGAATCAGCAGTTTTAACTTCAAATGTCAAACAATCTAGCGACGTATCATGTTCAGAAATGAATACGCTGCTGAGAGATGAATATGAAGAGGatgaaaaaaagatgaaaacaaGTCCTTCCAGTAGAGAAGCACGCCATGTTCAAGGTCATCCACATTCTAAGTCCCACTCTGCTGGAGAAACTGAGTTTGAGCAGCATCAAGAGCCATGGTCATTCTGGAATCGAGTACGCTCTCAAATTGTTCCCAATTCTTCTTCGCCGAGAGTGATCTCACCTGCCTCTCCAGAAATGGCGAACTCCAGAAAGCAAGACCTTGAGAGACTCAAGAATGTCAAGCCTCCACCCCTCCAAGTTAGTCAACCAGCAGCGAGATCAGTGAATGATGCAGCCGCATTCGTTGCTTCAAAGACTCGACGATCTACTGTTGGTTCTTCCTCAGAGTTTGATATGCTTCGTACAACTAAAGATAAACTGAAGGACGTTGCACCTGTGAATGTTGAAGCAACATACCATACCTCAAAGTCTCTAGCATTTAGCACTGGTTCTTCTTCAGAGATAACCATGCAGGAATGCTCAAAAGATAAATTGAAGCATGTCAGCAAGGATCTTAAACAGTATTCTTCATACACACAAAAACAAAGTGTCAACTCCTTGGTCTCGGATGTGAAACAGCCAGTAGCTGTGAAAATTTCGCCAAGGGGAAAATCAGTCAGAACAGTTAGATCCCGAAGAAGTTATATTGATAGATCAAAAAGAAAGGTAGATTGTCCAAAAGAAGGTGGAGATATAAATGAGGTAAGTTGTGATCAATTTGACACAATTTCATCCTTGAAATGCATTAATCGAGAAGGGGATTCATTACCACCAGTCAATCCCAGGAAAGGCATTCTTGACAACAGTGGCCCAATTCCAAGCTCAGCAGTCTTTGAAAGTGAGCCTGCAGCAAAGAAACATTTTCCGAATACATACATTGTGGAGTCCAAGGAGAACTCAGAATCCAAAGGGAACTCAGACAGTGTGTTAACTAATTCTCACATGAGTTCAGATGAAGAAGCTGACTTTGACCTTGCTGATGATGTGGATCTAGGAAGTGAGGTTGATAGAAAAGCTGGTGAATTCATTGCCAAGTTCAGAGAACAGATTAGGCTTCAGAAAATTGAATCATTTCGACGGACCAGTGGTTAGTTGCTAATAATTTGTCGTGAGGTATGTATAGTGATTTTAGTATGCTAAAGAAGGATGTCTTCCCTTGTTTAGTGGGAACCCAGTAGTAAAATTGATCATTTGTTTATATATGTTTAGCCTCTCTTTGTGTGAACATAcacttggaatgttcttaaaaaTTACCTGCTGCTCAGGTGTCTAGGAGGGACATACTTTCTTGCATTTTTCCCTTCTTGGAAGACTATATTTAGAGTTTTCCATCATTATAACTTTCGTTTTACTCAGAATTCATGTTACCTTGCAATTcaagattattttttatttgtgttcGTCTAGATATATTCTTCAAGGTGAATACATATCCACATTTGGGTCATCCATAATTTTCATTATACAAGTAACAGAAAGCCGAATTGCCCAATCATTAATATCAGATGGCTGTGTCCCCTATTGTACTGCAGCTAGTTCTTCCATTCGTAATTGCATTAGCTTTCACTGTTGTCCTttacttttctcattttttaatactcattacttcattattttcacctTTGATATCTCTATCTTGACCTGCAAAATGGCGTTTGTTTCAAAACTGGTGgaaattttttatgtatattttttttccagtttcgcaaaaatgaagaaaaaagtcAGATTTGAGATACAAGCACGACATACAACACTATTGGGGAAATTGTAGCTCTATTATTTCAATCATGATTTGAGATACTTAACATATACGAAGGGCATATACCCAGGACCAATTACGAAATAGTCAGGGGAATGATACTACTTGTCCACAATTTATAAgataaaaatgaagaataaaGATTCTCGAGTGAAATTTACAGTAGATAGAATCAAATTCTCAAAGCCTTATCCTCCTATTCCAGCAGCGTTTGGGAGCACGAGGGTCATTAGCAGGTTTAGGCATATCGTGAAAGTCCGCCATTACGATCCTTCTCTTGGCTTGCTTTTGCTCTGCAAAGCTTTTCTCAAACTTCCTCTTGCTTGATTCAAATCTCTTCTTTTCTGTGTCACCATCGGTCTTTTTGTTTTGAACTGGCCTATCATTCTCCATCTTCTTGAAACCTTTGTGCCTCTGTTTCTCTTTTGTTATTTCCTCTCCATCAGAAATAAGTTGTTTTTCAGGACGAGCAACTTCTACACGTTTGATAGCAATGTTCATCCTCTTCATCGATCCCATATTAACAGTGGTAGTATTATGGGACTGTTGTTTTGCTTCTTTATCACCATTCAAATCTTCTCTTCATCTCTGTGACACTTCCCATTGGATTGCAGCTGTTCTGTTTCGGAtgcagtgttttaaaaggcagtttCAAGACTCGCCTCGAGACGAGGCACTGGCAAAACGCTTCGGGCCTCTCGTGCGGGGCTTAGTTTCTGTGAGGCTTACGCCCTAAACACGCCAAACGCCCAACGCTTGTGGCTCGCCTAACAattcttacacaaattatatgttaaattcattaattaaaatagttgaccctcataattctttaacaCGTGAATAATACttaatagtttttcatctatagaaataagaagattgtgtgtaactcaaataacaagtcgtagtattgcatatttactatttgagaacaacgtgagggtgaatatcacttaatatttcttttaaatatcacttaataattttgaatatcacttaatatcACATAGCTGATTTGTATATTTTCACTTATCATTGGTCTTTTGTCCTatgtatcaaaattatcatattttattatttcgctattgaaagtaattttaattttattcatgaaggaattaggttttaattataatactgataaagtttattgatataaaataaataatatgatagtaatattgttttaagaaattgtgattttttcattatttgaaagttaagatgttagagttgatttgTATTCCATAATagtttttatttcattgtattgtttatacttgtaatattatgttatatataattataagttGTAAGCAAGGGTGGCTCAAGGGTGAGACTAGTAAAGCTTTTGTTTTAGGCCCTCAAACTTTTGAggccccaaaaaaattttaccGATAAATTTTATGGTTTAAGTTTATCTTAGATAATATTGAAGATTGTAAAAAgaagtacaaaatatatatataaaaaaagaaagcaaaaacaTTATGTACTTTTTAAGAGCAATATTCTAAAACTTTGGACTAAGCTACTCAAATCTTCATATTTTAAATAAAGATTTTACAATAACATCTTAGGTAATGTCTTTAAAACACATGGCAAATATCTTGTTGACTTGAATTGATCCTCACTAATACAAAATAGAAAATACTGATGTTACTATATGTCATTTATTtacagttttcttttattttttatgtaattttacctatttaaaaatatttattgtaattataatattttatgaaatactaaaaataaatacccatggggcttacgccccgtgcctcggggcttacgcctcgccGAGGCAAATGTAAAACGtcccgccttttaaaacactgttcGGAGGAGCAACTTGTAATTTAATCTTCATCATCGGCTTCTCTAATCCCGTAGTAGCAACATTAATCTTCTTGTCAGTTTGGGTACTATGTTTTTCTTTCTCAGATTCTTCTTGTTCAACGTTGAATAATTCATCATCTTCTTTATCAGCAACACGcttcttatcttcttcttcatcatcactGAAAATCAAATCACAATCGTCATTGTTTATTCCGGGGTGCATTATGGTCTTCAATATACTACTTTTGCTCTTCTCAAACTAAGCCAGATACTTCGATCGACCAACTGTGATAGCAGCTCCAATCAACTCAAATATATTCACAGGCTTCTAAGAAAACTATATATGATGAACTATTAGTAAAGAGTGGTGAGCGACTTTAACCTCTAACAGTCACTCTCTTTATAGGCCCTAATTGAGAGGAAATATGGAAACTATTATTCCTTTTCCTATATGTTGTAGGAGTACAACACGACTAAAAACCTACTCAAGAAAGATAAGGAAAGTAAAGACACCAACGGTGATAAATTATGTGGACTTTCTTTTCATTCACGTAATGCATTCCTACTAGAATTTGAACGTGTTCAAATAGGAAAtcttaactttttctttttttca encodes:
- the LOC132064124 gene encoding actin-related protein 2/3 complex subunit 5A; amino-acid sequence: MAEIVEADNYEGIITRIEHKSRKIESLLKQYKPVEALKTALEGSPPKTKDERCKSANWIVVHRAIMAIKDVDSLFSALDPEYYDILMKYLYRGLSTGDRPTCDQCLRIHEKLTEKAGLGCILRCLADTVNTV
- the LOC132064125 gene encoding uncharacterized protein LOC132064125, translated to MAASSPSNYSQHHFSVPQRPSKTVKQQHSSKSCSNIFLKSVVVMIVLVVIPLFPSQAPDFITQRIVTQFWELFHLLFIGIVVCYGLFCKRSSNKTYAETQHSRFDSSEVYASGMSNVASIFDVGVENYCGSDEKRVIPNWDSQFLHNGSREQERFELVEGEKIRSFSDENGAEIFCGSGDKRVMQNWDSQFLHYGYRGQERSNLDESEKSRSFSGIDGVENTEGFNEREVAQVWNSQYFYGESMVVVANGNYGVEKVSPIDHRPLGLPVRSLRDRAFNAEKPESIHEDSVHSGGSSGSIGYEVRGDKIRGMDPINLRRKFEEASGPRQVSWRSRSQRRELEGVNTGRLPSHSRPHSVGQLEFGHLKSRSFSKPVSSRTSPTSSSPSITSPSSSFSSENGGVEMPLSDPHYAFESVPVPISQQTGTSIGESAVLTSNVKQSSDVSCSEMNTLLRDEYEEDEKKMKTSPSSREARHVQGHPHSKSHSAGETEFEQHQEPWSFWNRVRSQIVPNSSSPRVISPASPEMANSRKQDLERLKNVKPPPLQVSQPAARSVNDAAAFVASKTRRSTVGSSSEFDMLRTTKDKLKDVAPVNVEATYHTSKSLAFSTGSSSEITMQECSKDKLKHVSKDLKQYSSYTQKQSVNSLVSDVKQPVAVKISPRGKSVRTVRSRRSYIDRSKRKVDCPKEGGDINEVSCDQFDTISSLKCINREGDSLPPVNPRKGILDNSGPIPSSAVFESEPAAKKHFPNTYIVESKENSESKGNSDSVLTNSHMSSDEEADFDLADDVDLGSEVDRKAGEFIAKFREQIRLQKIESFRRTSG